The region CCAAAAGGTAAATTATGGACAGGAAGCCGTAAACAATACAATGGCAGGAGTGAATTTGATGTATAATAATCAATTGCCATTCCTGACAAGATTAACCGATAAAATTCCTCTGGTAAATACTGAGGCTCCTTCCAATCTGAACTTCAAAATGGAAGCTGCCTATTTGTTACCAGGACTTAATAAAGGAACAGATAATCAATCTTACATTGATGATTTTGAACAGACCACTTCGAAAATTTCATTAAAAGAACCTGCAGCCTGGAGTTTGTCATCAAAACCGGAAAAAAACACACAGCTTCCGTTCAATATAGTTCCGCCAAATAATGATATTACAGGTGGATACGGAAGAGGATTGCTGTCTTGGTACAGTATCGATCCTAGATTCTGGGGAGTGGGAGGTAAGGCTCCTGCAGGAATAACCGCTCAGTCGGTTTCCAACCACGCTTCTAGAAGGGTACAGCTTTCTGAAATCTATAACAACAGAGATTTTGTAGCGGGTGAACAAACCTTTACAAATACCTTTGATATTTCATATTATCCTCAGGAAAAAGGTCCTTATAACGTAAATCCGGGTTCAGAAACGACACAACAGAGATGGGGAGGAATCATGAGACCTATCAGTGTATCCAACTTTGTCAATTCAAATATCGAATATGTTGAATTTTGGTTGATGGATCCTTATGCAGATGGAAAACCGTTGAGTAATCCTGGGAATACGCCTAAGCTATTATTACATTTAGGAAACGTGTCCGAAGATATTCTGAAAGATGGATTTATGCAGTATGAAAATGGGCTTCCAACACCAGCTTCAACTTCTACTACGACCAGTTCCAATTGGGGAATTCAGCCAAAACAGCCTCCTGTTTTATATGCATTTTCAAGTGAAGGTACAGACAGAACTGTTCAGGATGCGGGATATGATGGTTTGACTTCTGATCAGGAAGCAGCTAGATTTGGAAATACATTTATAAATCCTGTGACTAATTTAGCTGACCCTGCTGTAGATGATTTCTTATTCTACATGTCAGATAAATTTACAGGAACTCAGGCGGCTTCAATCGTTGAGCGTTACAAATATTTCAGAGGTCCGGAAGGAAACTCTAAAAGCAATTCTCTGGAAGTTTCCTCACAGACTCCGGATGCGGAAGATATTAACAAAGATTACAATTTAGATCAGAGTGAAAATTACAACCAGTATGAAGTCAACTTAGATCAGGCAAGTCTTACTTTAGGACAAAACAATATCGTAGATGTAAAAACTGTAAAAGCCAATTTCCAGAATGGACAGTCGTCTGATGTGAAATGGTATTTATTCAGAATTCCGGTTTCACAATATGTGGCGACGGAAGGAGATCATTCACCATCTGTTCTTAATAATGTGAGATTCGCGAGATTATTGTTAACAGGATTTGATAATACATCTACCCTAAGATTTGGTACGATGGATTTAGTTCGTTCCGACTGGAGAAGATATCCGAACAAAATTGCCAGTGAAACCGTAGATGCTACTACAGAAGGTACAGCTGGAATTACTACAATGAATGACAATTTTGAGGTAGGTAGCGTTAATATTGAAGAAAACGGATTAAATCAACCTCCATATGTACTTCCTCCGGGAATCAACAGACAGGTTTTAAGTGGAAATGCAGGTGCTCAGAGACAGAATGAAGCTTCATTATACATGAAGGTAAAGAATATGAGTCAGGAAGCAAGGGGTGTATTCAAGAATACAAGTCTTGATATGAGAAGATATAAAAAACTAAAACTTTTCCTTCACGCCGAAAACCTGGACAATCCTATTTCATCAAATGTTGATGAAAATTTGAAATTCTTTATCCGTTTCGGAAGCGATGCTACAGATAACTATTATGAATATGAGGCTTCAGTAAAATATACAGCAAGTACGGCAACAGCTCCTTTAGAAATCTGGCCGGTGGAAAACGATGTGGATTTTGCAATTCAGGATTTTGTAGATGCAAAAATCAGAAGGGATAAGCAGTTTCCGAATAATATAACCGCAAGAACTAGAGACGTACAATTTAGTCATGATAATAAAGATATCTACATCAAGGGTAGACCTTCTCTTGGAAATATTACCACGATAATGATTGGGGTAAGAAACATGCCGCGAGGTGATATTAATAGTAAAGGAAGGGTATTCTGGGTGAATGAAATCCGTCTTTCTGAAATTGAAAATGATGGCGGATATGCCGGAAATGCAAGTTTAAACTTCAACCTTGGAGATTTCGCAACGGTAAATACAAGTGCCTCTTACAGCTCTGTAGGTTTTGGAAATATAGATTCAAAACCGGCTGAAAGAAGCCAGTCTTCACAATCTGCTTTCAGTATCAATACTGCAATTAATGTTGATAAACTATTACCTGAGAAAAGCGGAATGAAAATTCCATTGAATTATTCATATTCCCAAACGATTGAAGATCCAAAATATAATCCTTTGGATACCGATGTTGAATTTAATAAAGCTGCAAATAAAGCTGAGCTTAAAAAAGTAGCCAGAACATATACACAACAAAGAAGCATTGGTGTTGTAAATATGCATAAAGAAAGAGTAAACCAGACTAAGAAACCGAAGTTCTATGATGTAGAAAACGTTTCCATGACTGCAGTTTATAATGATGATTATTACAGGGATATTTATACGAAGAAGAATTACAGACAATACTTCAGAGGATATATAGATTATAATTATGCATTCAAGCCTTGGGTGATCAGACCTTTTAATAAAATGATCAGCGATACTGCGAAATCAACAAAATACCTGAGATGGGCGAAAGAATTTAATTTTAATCCAATCCCGACAAAACTATCTTTCAGAACAGAGATTGACAGAAATTATAATGAGCTTGAATTTAGAGATATCGAATCTATTCTTTCAGGAAACTTCGGAAGTAACTTTGATGTTATTAAAAACAGAAACTTCTATTTTGGATGGCAGTATGGATTGGAGTTTGGACTTACAAAATCATTGAAACTTCAGGTGAACTCGCTTACCAGAACATTGAATGATAATATCGATGTAAATACAATGAATAACAACTCCATTTTTGGAAATGTATTCAGAGCCGGAAGACCTGTTTTATACAATCATAAAGTACAGTTAAGCTATCAATTGCCATTCAAATATTTCCCATATCTGGATTTTGTTGAAGCGGAATTGGGATATGGATTTACTTATAACTGGAATGCAAGATCTACAGCTTTACTTGCAAGTCCGGAAGGAAGTTTAGGTTCTATTGGTCAGAATACAAACGTGATAACAGCTAAGGCGAGTGCGGACATTCCGAAATTCTTTAGCCAGTTTAAATACTTCCAGAAAATCTCTGCCAAGCAACAAAAAAGAAGAAGAGAGATCGATTCATTGAATAATGTTTACACATTGGCATGGGAGAAAAACAGATATAAATACAAAGGCTATAAATTTAAAAATAAATTAACGCCTTTACAGGGGATAGCCAATTTTATGACTTCATTCAAGCAGCTGAACTTTAATTATACAGAAACTAATGGAACTGTAATTCCTGGACTTCTTTCTGCTCCGAACTGGTACGGGTACGGACAGACTTTGGGAGGACCTACTGCAGGATTCTTATTAGGATCGCAATCGGATATCAGAAGAGTGGCTGTAGAAAATGGTTGGGTGAGTAGTTCTTCGTTGATGACGGATCCTTATATTCAGATGACAACAAAAGAATTAAGGGGAGATCTTCAATTTGTTCCTGTAAGTGATTTTAGAGTAGACTTCAATGTTCTTCATACTTTCAACAGAAACTTTTCACAGTCGGGGTATAATGATCCTCAGAATTTAGCCTATGCCAATCATGATTTTGCTTTTGCAAACGATTTTGTGACCTATTCCAATACCGTTGTAGCTCTGAATACATCATTCAAGGACGGAGCGGCAATTTATCAGTCAATCAGGGCAAACGCGATTGCTATTTCCCAGCAAATGGGAGGACCGTTAAATGCTGATGGCTTTACAGATGGACACAGTATAGCAA is a window of Candidatus Chryseobacterium colombiense DNA encoding:
- the sprA gene encoding cell surface protein SprA, with protein sequence MNTFGQENPATGISIKKDYELPDPTQYEAFYDIKTGMYLVYPKIGNIVTGVPTAMSPEEYREFMLATQSKAYYKEKSDRYSLLFRKDKNDALRKGLIPALTIRNRLFETIFGSNKIEIIPSGFASFDFGGLYQKIDNPLILPQNRTSFTFDINQRIQLGLLGKVGENLQLKANYDTQSGFAFENKMNLVWQAKGSWKDLQSKGLGDVNSPGAGGEDKIIKRVEFGNVNMPLSTSLIRGSESLFGVKTEFQLGKTYGTVVLSQQQGEARNIVVQGGGVMNTFKINAIDYEENQHYFLGHYFLNGYDNALLNYPQINSRINITRLEVWVLDQGNSNLAYQKSIVGIRDLGEGAAGTPDNSQNGLYSAISTAMGTRDPGTNYGDILQGGTFPGSTQPYSNGEQFIFNKKARRLNANEYTFQPQLGYISLNQKLNDQQLLAVSYSYTLNGTNQVYKVGEFSEESPVLVAKLLKSNSTVNIASPMWDLMMKNIYSLDAGQVSQDGFILNVYYRDAQTGGKVNYLPNTSVQDTNLLKLMNWDRLNTNGDLQSNSGGTTGDGIFDFVNGITIRPETGKVIFTKVQPFGSNIQNLLGSNNPQYVFSDLYEKQKQAATYSNLSQRYTMEGRYKGTTGQGISLGAVNVPQGSVKVSANGVQLTEGVDYTVDYMLGTVTIINEQVKQSGQAINISLENQLTFNTQRKRFLGVNLERRFSENFIVGGTLVNYSESPLTQKVNYGQEAVNNTMAGVNLMYNNQLPFLTRLTDKIPLVNTEAPSNLNFKMEAAYLLPGLNKGTDNQSYIDDFEQTTSKISLKEPAAWSLSSKPEKNTQLPFNIVPPNNDITGGYGRGLLSWYSIDPRFWGVGGKAPAGITAQSVSNHASRRVQLSEIYNNRDFVAGEQTFTNTFDISYYPQEKGPYNVNPGSETTQQRWGGIMRPISVSNFVNSNIEYVEFWLMDPYADGKPLSNPGNTPKLLLHLGNVSEDILKDGFMQYENGLPTPASTSTTTSSNWGIQPKQPPVLYAFSSEGTDRTVQDAGYDGLTSDQEAARFGNTFINPVTNLADPAVDDFLFYMSDKFTGTQAASIVERYKYFRGPEGNSKSNSLEVSSQTPDAEDINKDYNLDQSENYNQYEVNLDQASLTLGQNNIVDVKTVKANFQNGQSSDVKWYLFRIPVSQYVATEGDHSPSVLNNVRFARLLLTGFDNTSTLRFGTMDLVRSDWRRYPNKIASETVDATTEGTAGITTMNDNFEVGSVNIEENGLNQPPYVLPPGINRQVLSGNAGAQRQNEASLYMKVKNMSQEARGVFKNTSLDMRRYKKLKLFLHAENLDNPISSNVDENLKFFIRFGSDATDNYYEYEASVKYTASTATAPLEIWPVENDVDFAIQDFVDAKIRRDKQFPNNITARTRDVQFSHDNKDIYIKGRPSLGNITTIMIGVRNMPRGDINSKGRVFWVNEIRLSEIENDGGYAGNASLNFNLGDFATVNTSASYSSVGFGNIDSKPAERSQSSQSAFSINTAINVDKLLPEKSGMKIPLNYSYSQTIEDPKYNPLDTDVEFNKAANKAELKKVARTYTQQRSIGVVNMHKERVNQTKKPKFYDVENVSMTAVYNDDYYRDIYTKKNYRQYFRGYIDYNYAFKPWVIRPFNKMISDTAKSTKYLRWAKEFNFNPIPTKLSFRTEIDRNYNELEFRDIESILSGNFGSNFDVIKNRNFYFGWQYGLEFGLTKSLKLQVNSLTRTLNDNIDVNTMNNNSIFGNVFRAGRPVLYNHKVQLSYQLPFKYFPYLDFVEAELGYGFTYNWNARSTALLASPEGSLGSIGQNTNVITAKASADIPKFFSQFKYFQKISAKQQKRRREIDSLNNVYTLAWEKNRYKYKGYKFKNKLTPLQGIANFMTSFKQLNFNYTETNGTVIPGLLSAPNWYGYGQTLGGPTAGFLLGSQSDIRRVAVENGWVSSSSLMTDPYIQMTTKELRGDLQFVPVSDFRVDFNVLHTFNRNFSQSGYNDPQNLAYANHDFAFANDFVTYSNTVVALNTSFKDGAAIYQSIRANAIAISQQMGGPLNADGFTDGHSIANAYVLIPAFRAAVEGKSPKAIGNAKKAGLPIPNWRITYSGLKNIPIINGQFSKFDISHAYSATYTATGIQSSIDYYNIGTSGNNKDVNGDYINPYTFSQATYLESFSPLIGIDVTMRNNMQFGLQYNKNRMLLLGLVNHTLTEEANTEYVVRLGYIIRNFRLGMDNSRGSRSKGSDLNIRGDISLRDGQTSIMNILLNDSQVTGGQKVMNIKLSADYNVSQNLNLRLFYEQLTSKYKISTAFPLSTIRAGISATFTFGDSGGF